A single window of Rubripirellula lacrimiformis DNA harbors:
- a CDS encoding M56 family metallopeptidase: MNEIIFHQVAQRISWMLVHSFWQFALIAVALGIGLRLLRGRSPRGRYGVMCVAMLLMVIVAAVTFFAVTPDVSSSPLRAAAASIDTRGNIDTKIQNAGLTPLSASVIPSVEIEASIVVDLNNSPVSQESATRFTAKRILAAITDFVVRWMNLILACWLGGIVLLSLRPLIGWRATRTLRSRGRTTVSESIETATKCVAERLGVGRVIEVAQSTLVEVPTVIGWLKPLVLLPASAATGLSTAQLEAVIAHELAHVRRHDYLVNLFQIVMETVFFYHPAVWWVSRRIRIEREECCDEIAAGLTGDRVAYARLLVWLEESRQQSSSQTLAMSADGGSLLGRVRRLMSGPSPSTSAGPWVTASVLAILAGTVCLVTFNLSDALGQNGAVAKSSDNTQLRNWMTRAIEMEEWGRLPKLVVQLAENGEYDEAVEWLAKAPLGSTKDGKFSPGSYSNAIAEICEAALENDRPQFALDAFDQLTDPDGTPRSAEWDRRASSSYFRAVRDIRSAVLMHHVSKGQIDDALAYLNSQPDGSRADMVDSVAGQLTRLGHGDLVEAFWRQLNESKLRYVCERELANAYYRLGEPDRIWRLSDEIATTRPDDLISEVRIRDVAMRAYAAMTWQGFQQRLPNYRKQIEKLADEPRIGYARNLALMAAKSQRYELMVELSSSVPLLIPPKFAMWDLSGTDRHPVLFATTELLKKHQFDQAFSLIDLVEDEAVELAALARVPEAIVTNHETKKYANVYADSVNRLAAAYRIFAGKHDEKTLRSIVPKLPELLNVHLRRMSNPTMPPDEVAFLNRDLLGRSGAHTDLMIEQGKINEVIKLAEEMLSQGDLGFAKWMARELAKSGHADAFEPLRVKINQALADSDAKKNGAPLLPWDDRQFLAQSAHNAYLSGQRDLCFAIFMQLDRNWISPSHLSRVATAARSSDDIAFLHRMESSSSPLMREAALAELTMHYVLAGKMDLAAGAAETFDREFGKGNEKWSIYRRITHKNNVKDPKRRLAATRLALQKFPVQSDDYASIARDHAKLLAELDPETPLPADWIAKLQPNPKLLL, translated from the coding sequence ATGAACGAGATCATCTTCCACCAAGTGGCTCAGCGAATCAGTTGGATGTTGGTGCATTCGTTTTGGCAATTCGCCTTGATCGCGGTAGCGTTGGGGATCGGTCTGCGTTTGCTGCGAGGGCGTAGCCCGCGCGGGCGATATGGGGTCATGTGCGTGGCGATGTTGCTGATGGTGATCGTGGCGGCCGTCACGTTCTTTGCCGTCACGCCGGATGTTTCGTCTAGTCCATTGCGGGCGGCCGCTGCGTCGATCGACACGAGAGGGAACATCGATACCAAGATTCAGAACGCTGGGTTGACTCCGTTAAGCGCCAGCGTGATTCCATCGGTTGAGATCGAAGCCTCTATCGTCGTTGATCTTAACAATAGTCCTGTCTCGCAAGAATCTGCAACAAGATTCACTGCCAAACGCATTCTCGCGGCAATCACGGACTTCGTGGTCCGTTGGATGAATCTTATCCTCGCGTGCTGGCTTGGCGGCATCGTTCTGCTTTCACTGCGACCACTGATCGGTTGGCGGGCCACTCGTACGCTCCGATCACGCGGACGCACGACGGTTTCCGAGTCCATTGAAACGGCAACGAAATGCGTGGCTGAGCGCCTCGGCGTCGGCCGCGTCATCGAAGTCGCTCAGTCAACGCTCGTTGAAGTGCCGACCGTGATTGGGTGGCTAAAGCCGCTGGTGCTATTGCCGGCCAGCGCCGCAACCGGTCTGAGCACCGCGCAACTCGAAGCCGTCATCGCTCATGAACTGGCTCACGTTCGCCGGCACGACTACTTGGTCAACCTGTTTCAGATTGTCATGGAGACCGTCTTTTTCTATCACCCGGCGGTTTGGTGGGTGTCTCGCCGCATCAGAATCGAGCGAGAAGAATGTTGTGACGAGATTGCCGCTGGTTTGACTGGCGACCGAGTCGCGTATGCCAGGCTTCTGGTCTGGCTAGAGGAGAGTCGCCAACAGTCGTCGAGTCAAACTCTGGCCATGTCCGCCGATGGTGGATCGCTGCTCGGTCGCGTGCGTCGGCTGATGTCCGGGCCATCGCCTTCGACAAGTGCGGGGCCATGGGTGACCGCGTCGGTGCTTGCAATCCTGGCTGGAACGGTCTGCTTGGTTACGTTCAACCTTAGCGATGCACTGGGGCAAAACGGGGCAGTGGCGAAGTCTTCCGATAACACTCAACTACGCAATTGGATGACTCGGGCGATTGAAATGGAGGAATGGGGACGATTGCCGAAACTTGTTGTTCAACTGGCTGAGAACGGTGAGTACGACGAGGCCGTCGAGTGGTTAGCCAAAGCACCCTTGGGCTCGACGAAAGATGGCAAGTTCAGTCCTGGTTCCTACAGCAATGCGATTGCTGAGATTTGCGAAGCCGCATTAGAAAACGACAGGCCGCAGTTTGCGTTGGACGCCTTTGATCAACTGACCGACCCTGACGGGACGCCAAGATCGGCGGAGTGGGATCGGCGTGCTAGCAGTTCGTATTTCCGAGCGGTCCGAGACATTCGATCAGCAGTCTTGATGCATCACGTCTCCAAAGGACAGATAGATGATGCGCTCGCGTATCTGAATTCCCAGCCAGATGGGAGCCGTGCGGACATGGTCGATAGTGTTGCCGGACAACTAACACGTCTGGGGCACGGAGATCTGGTCGAAGCTTTCTGGCGACAGTTGAACGAATCAAAGCTTCGGTACGTTTGCGAGCGAGAATTGGCGAATGCATACTATCGACTTGGCGAGCCCGATAGAATCTGGCGACTGTCCGATGAAATTGCCACGACGCGTCCGGACGACCTGATTTCGGAAGTGAGGATTCGAGACGTCGCGATGCGAGCTTACGCGGCCATGACATGGCAGGGTTTTCAGCAGCGATTGCCAAACTACCGCAAGCAAATCGAGAAGCTGGCCGATGAACCACGCATTGGCTATGCCAGGAATCTGGCACTCATGGCTGCCAAATCGCAGCGTTACGAGTTGATGGTCGAACTTTCGTCCTCTGTCCCGCTGTTGATTCCGCCTAAGTTTGCCATGTGGGATCTGAGTGGTACCGACCGGCATCCGGTTCTGTTTGCGACCACGGAGCTCTTGAAAAAGCATCAGTTCGATCAAGCGTTCTCGCTCATCGATTTGGTCGAAGATGAAGCGGTTGAATTGGCGGCACTGGCTCGCGTGCCAGAGGCAATCGTGACCAATCATGAAACCAAAAAGTATGCAAACGTCTACGCCGATAGCGTCAATCGACTTGCGGCAGCGTATCGGATCTTCGCAGGAAAGCATGACGAGAAAACTTTGCGCAGCATCGTCCCGAAACTGCCGGAGTTGTTGAACGTCCATCTGCGACGGATGTCAAATCCTACGATGCCACCCGATGAGGTTGCCTTTTTAAATCGCGATCTTCTTGGTCGGTCGGGGGCACATACTGACTTGATGATCGAGCAAGGCAAAATCAATGAAGTCATCAAGCTAGCGGAGGAGATGCTGAGCCAAGGTGATTTAGGATTTGCCAAGTGGATGGCCCGGGAGCTTGCCAAATCGGGCCACGCCGATGCGTTTGAACCCCTTCGTGTGAAGATCAATCAAGCTCTGGCGGATAGCGATGCGAAAAAGAACGGCGCACCGTTGCTGCCTTGGGACGATCGCCAGTTCTTGGCACAGTCGGCGCACAATGCTTATTTGAGCGGACAACGCGACCTGTGTTTCGCAATCTTCATGCAGTTGGATCGAAACTGGATCAGCCCGTCGCATCTGTCTCGCGTGGCAACAGCGGCACGCAGCAGTGACGACATCGCTTTTCTTCACCGTATGGAGTCCTCGTCGTCGCCATTGATGCGCGAGGCTGCACTGGCGGAACTGACGATGCATTACGTCTTGGCGGGCAAGATGGATCTGGCGGCGGGGGCTGCCGAGACATTTGATCGGGAATTTGGCAAGGGCAACGAAAAGTGGTCGATCTATCGAAGGATCACACACAAGAACAATGTCAAGGATCCCAAACGAAGATTGGCTGCGACCAGACTGGCCCTGCAAAAGTTCCCGGTCCAGTCCGACGATTACGCATCCATCGCACGTGACCACGCCAAGCTACTGGCTGAACTGGATCCGGAGACACCATTGCCTGCCGATTGGATCGCGAAACTTCAACCGAATCCCAAACTGCTGTTGTAG
- a CDS encoding BlaI/MecI/CopY family transcriptional regulator — translation MARHASSQPTEVELQILRILWDDGPSIVRNIHDSLQQFKQTTYSTTVKMLSVMLEKGLLKRDDDAKPQVYRPAAPQQRTQKRMLGDLIDKVYDGSSAALMMHALSSKKATAEELQQIRDLLDQMVGKS, via the coding sequence ATGGCACGACACGCTTCTTCGCAGCCGACGGAGGTTGAGTTGCAGATTCTGCGGATCCTTTGGGATGACGGACCGAGCATTGTTCGGAACATTCATGATTCGCTTCAACAGTTCAAGCAGACGACCTATTCGACGACCGTGAAGATGTTGTCGGTGATGTTGGAGAAAGGCCTTCTCAAGCGTGATGACGACGCCAAGCCGCAGGTTTACCGTCCGGCGGCGCCGCAACAGCGTACCCAGAAACGGATGCTGGGCGACCTGATCGACAAGGTCTACGACGGGTCGTCAGCGGCTTTGATGATGCACGCTCTATCGAGCAAGAAGGCGACGGCAGAGGAGTTGCAACAGATCCGCGACTTGTTGGATCAGATGGTAGGCAAGTCATGA